A window from Gemmatimonadaceae bacterium encodes these proteins:
- a CDS encoding ABC transporter permease: protein MRALRVLLRKEFLQIRRDPVLLRMMFVIPIIQLIVLANAATFEVKESRVWVVDQDRSAESRGVVDRLVGTGRFRVVGASPTFTEAEAALMERGTDAVVSIPPDFARDLRRTRRATVGLSFNAEDGAQAGVASAYANEVLRRYAAELSAELALASPALAARAALQRGTPRLEVQTRDWYNESLDYRQFMVPGILVQLVTVVGTILTALNIVREKEIGTLDQLNVTPIARSTFVIAKLLPLWIIALVQLSIGLVVARFLFAVPFEGSLALVYTAAAIYLVAALGLGLWISTVAETQQQALFLAFSVLMVYILMSGLFTPVRAMPTWTQWLAQLNPLMHFIKLMRAVLLKGATVRDVWPQLGVLATAGAVLMSLAVRQYRKGGA, encoded by the coding sequence ATGCGCGCACTCCGGGTATTGCTCCGCAAGGAGTTCCTGCAGATCCGTCGCGATCCGGTGCTGCTGCGGATGATGTTCGTCATCCCCATCATCCAGCTGATCGTGCTGGCGAACGCTGCGACCTTTGAGGTGAAGGAGAGCCGTGTGTGGGTCGTGGACCAGGACCGCAGCGCGGAGTCGCGCGGCGTCGTGGACCGCCTGGTCGGCACCGGCCGCTTCCGCGTGGTGGGCGCCTCGCCGACGTTCACCGAGGCCGAGGCCGCGCTGATGGAGCGCGGCACGGACGCCGTGGTCAGCATCCCACCCGACTTCGCGCGCGACCTGCGGCGCACACGGCGGGCGACGGTGGGACTGAGCTTTAACGCCGAGGACGGCGCGCAGGCCGGCGTGGCCTCGGCCTATGCCAACGAGGTGCTGCGGCGCTACGCGGCGGAGCTGTCGGCGGAACTTGCACTCGCCAGCCCGGCGCTTGCGGCCCGCGCGGCGCTACAGCGCGGTACGCCGCGCCTCGAGGTGCAGACGCGCGATTGGTACAACGAGTCGCTCGACTATCGGCAGTTCATGGTCCCCGGCATCCTCGTGCAGCTGGTCACGGTGGTCGGCACGATCCTCACGGCGCTCAACATCGTGCGCGAGAAGGAGATCGGCACGCTGGACCAGCTGAACGTGACGCCCATTGCCCGCTCGACGTTTGTCATCGCGAAGCTGCTGCCGCTATGGATCATCGCGCTGGTGCAGCTGTCGATTGGGCTCGTGGTGGCGCGCTTCCTGTTTGCGGTGCCGTTTGAGGGCTCGCTAGCGCTCGTCTATACGGCGGCGGCAATCTATCTGGTGGCGGCACTGGGACTGGGGCTCTGGATCTCCACGGTGGCGGAGACGCAGCAGCAGGCGCTCTTCCTCGCCTTCAGCGTCTTGATGGTCTACATCTTGATGAGCGGGCTGTTCACGCCGGTGCGCGCGATGCCGACGTGGACGCAGTGGTTGGCGCAGCTCAATCCCTTGATGCACTTCATCAAGTTGATGCGCGCGGTGCTGCTCAAGGGGGCCACGGTGCGGGATGTGTGGCCGCAGTTGGGGGTGCTGGCCACGGCGGGCGCGGTGTTGATGTCCTTGGCCGTACGGCAGTATCGCAAAGGCGGCGCCTAG
- a CDS encoding MFS transporter, translated as MIETLAPTKDVRRVILASSLGTVFEWYDFYLYGSLAAIISRQFFSGVNETAGFIFALLAFAAGFAVRPFGAVVFGRLGDLVGRKHTFLVTIVLMGASTFLVGVLPTYARIGIVAPVALILLRLLQGLALGGEYGGAATYVAEHAPPGKRGLYTSWIQTTATLGLFLSLLVIMGCRIWMGTERFESWGWRVPFLFSVVLLGVSTWIRLSLDESPLFKKMKAEGKHSKSPLRESFGRWGNLRIVLLALFGIVAGQAVIWYTGQFYALFFLTQTLKVDAQTANILVAIALAIGTPFFIVFGWLSDRVGRKPVVMLGCALAVIGYFPLFKALTRAANPALAEAQAAAPVAVLADPAGCSVQFNPVGTSAFTAACDVAKSALVRRGVPYRNDASEGAVAVLVGEVRVASYDGAAADASTERARFEGALDEALQAAGYPRAADPARLNRVSVVAVLVALVILVTIVYGPIAAMLVELFPTRIRYTSMSLPYHIGNGWFGGFLPTTAFAIVAATGNIYAGLWYPIAVAALTLVIGLLFVPETKDVDIADD; from the coding sequence GTGATCGAGACCCTCGCCCCCACCAAGGACGTTCGCCGCGTCATCCTCGCCTCGTCCCTCGGGACGGTGTTCGAGTGGTACGACTTCTATCTGTACGGGTCGCTCGCGGCGATCATCTCCCGACAGTTCTTCTCCGGCGTGAACGAGACCGCCGGCTTCATCTTCGCCCTGCTTGCCTTCGCGGCGGGATTCGCGGTGCGGCCGTTTGGTGCCGTCGTGTTCGGGCGACTCGGCGACCTCGTGGGGCGCAAGCACACCTTCCTCGTGACCATCGTGCTGATGGGTGCCTCGACCTTCCTGGTCGGCGTGCTGCCCACCTACGCACGCATCGGCATCGTGGCGCCGGTGGCCCTGATTCTCCTGCGGTTGCTGCAGGGCCTGGCGCTGGGTGGCGAGTACGGCGGCGCGGCGACGTACGTGGCCGAGCACGCGCCGCCAGGGAAGCGCGGGCTCTACACGAGCTGGATCCAGACCACGGCGACGCTCGGACTCTTCCTGTCGCTGCTGGTGATCATGGGCTGCCGCATTTGGATGGGCACGGAGCGCTTCGAGTCCTGGGGCTGGCGTGTGCCCTTCCTCTTCTCGGTTGTGCTGCTCGGCGTCTCGACCTGGATCCGGCTGTCGCTCGACGAGTCGCCGCTCTTCAAGAAGATGAAGGCCGAGGGCAAGCACTCGAAGTCGCCGCTCCGCGAGTCGTTTGGGCGCTGGGGCAACCTGCGGATCGTGCTGCTGGCGCTGTTCGGCATCGTGGCGGGCCAGGCAGTGATTTGGTACACGGGTCAGTTCTACGCGCTGTTCTTCCTGACGCAGACGCTGAAGGTGGACGCGCAGACGGCCAACATCCTCGTGGCCATCGCCCTGGCCATTGGCACGCCGTTCTTCATCGTGTTCGGTTGGCTGTCGGACCGCGTGGGCCGAAAGCCGGTGGTGATGCTGGGATGCGCGCTGGCGGTGATCGGCTACTTCCCGTTGTTCAAGGCGCTGACGCGCGCGGCGAATCCGGCGTTGGCCGAGGCGCAGGCTGCGGCGCCGGTGGCGGTGTTGGCGGACCCGGCGGGCTGTTCGGTGCAGTTCAATCCCGTCGGCACCAGCGCCTTCACCGCTGCCTGCGACGTGGCCAAGAGTGCGTTGGTGCGACGCGGGGTGCCGTATCGCAACGATGCGTCGGAGGGAGCGGTCGCGGTGCTGGTGGGTGAGGTCCGCGTGGCGTCGTACGATGGCGCCGCGGCCGACGCGTCGACGGAGCGCGCGCGCTTCGAAGGCGCGTTGGACGAAGCGCTGCAGGCGGCAGGCTATCCTCGCGCGGCCGACCCGGCGCGGTTGAACCGCGTCTCGGTGGTGGCCGTGCTAGTCGCACTCGTCATCCTCGTGACGATTGTGTACGGCCCGATCGCGGCGATGCTGGTGGAGCTCTTCCCCACGCGCATCCGCTACACCAGCATGTCGCTGCCGTATCACATCGGCAACGGCTGGTTCGGCGGCTTCCTGCCGACGACGGCCTTCGCGATCGTCGCGGCGACGGGCAACATCTACGCTGGACTCTGGTACCCGATCGCAGTGGCAGCGCTCACGCTGGTCATCGGCCTGCTGTTCGTGCCGGAGACCAAGGATGTGGATATCGCCGACGACTAG
- a CDS encoding response regulator, with product MDAAETPEAAAAAGDGTGPRILVIDDDPEMRLLLEVALSAFGTVETAEDGLVGLELYRNALRGSRPYALVCCDVQMPGMDGHQTVLALRRAESHVSANQPSRILMLTALSDRSHVQRAIAVGCDSYLVKPFGPDQLAERVRALGMVEQQAA from the coding sequence GTGGACGCCGCCGAGACGCCTGAGGCTGCCGCAGCCGCCGGCGACGGCACAGGCCCTCGCATCCTCGTCATCGATGACGACCCCGAGATGCGCCTCCTCCTTGAGGTGGCGCTCTCTGCCTTTGGAACGGTCGAGACTGCCGAGGACGGCCTCGTGGGACTCGAGCTCTATCGCAATGCCCTGCGAGGCTCGCGGCCGTACGCGCTCGTCTGCTGCGACGTGCAGATGCCCGGGATGGACGGCCACCAGACGGTGCTCGCCCTACGACGCGCCGAGTCGCACGTCAGCGCCAACCAACCCTCGCGCATCCTGATGCTGACGGCCCTCTCCGATCGATCGCACGTGCAGCGCGCCATCGCCGTCGGCTGCGATAGCTACCTGGTGAAGCCCTTCGGCCCCGACCAGCTTGCCGAGCGCGTGCGCGCGCTCGGCATGGTGGAACAGCAGGCCGCCTGA
- a CDS encoding response regulator, giving the protein MRFLVVDDSATMRRIVVNSLQRIGYSDVVEAGDGVEALEKLDASIGFIITDWNMPNMSGVELAQAVRAKDGFKQLPILMVTARSVREDIMTALESGLNYYIVKPFTPQVLKEKIDALLTGAPA; this is encoded by the coding sequence ATGCGCTTCCTCGTCGTAGATGACTCCGCCACGATGCGCCGTATCGTCGTCAACTCGCTGCAGCGCATTGGCTACAGTGATGTCGTCGAGGCCGGCGATGGCGTCGAGGCGCTCGAGAAGCTCGATGCCTCCATCGGTTTCATCATCACCGACTGGAACATGCCGAACATGTCCGGCGTGGAGTTGGCCCAGGCGGTGCGTGCCAAGGATGGCTTCAAGCAACTGCCCATCCTGATGGTCACCGCGCGCTCCGTGCGCGAAGACATCATGACGGCGCTCGAGTCGGGCCTCAACTACTACATCGTCAAGCCCTTCACGCCGCAGGTGCTGAAGGAGAAGATTGACGCGCTGCTCACCGGCGCGCCGGCCTGA